In Porites lutea chromosome 1, jaPorLute2.1, whole genome shotgun sequence, a single genomic region encodes these proteins:
- the LOC140941128 gene encoding uncharacterized protein, with protein MAKKESLNKVKKTSVQEKKVSKEKKGVVNGTKEVHDQYVKKSKDQKKVKKLPPMTKSSDSEDSSSDEDEQTRDQAVKKVTKKAKVTTTPAPKPAKSSSSDSDSDDESEHGKKVPQSSKPGKTDVMKLKGIKQKQEQSSSDDSSSSDEEKAKEKVAIPKKTEAKKAANPSSSSSDSSSESSEDANKKTNGKASQPITKVSEEKKEKKSGKHSSDSSSKSSSKIVKQKTKPSKADTEKKKTKDIKLTAASSDSSSDSSDEEEADPKTKPQSKNTLGKRNGKLSKKESSDSSSDSSDDEDKKPSTKRSQPVTKTVEAKKDGKTGKRSSDSSSDSSDDEDNKTDAKHLQLPTKRAETKNGGKLSKKESSDSSSDSSDDEDKKPSTKRSQVITKKAETKKDGKISKKESSDSSSDSSDNEDKKPSSKPSQVITKKAETKKDGKISKKESSDSSSDSSDDEDKKPSSKPSQVITKEAAVKKDGKPKKDSSESSSDSSDEEDNKVTKQKATQSDSESSDSSSDGDQLASATTKISGASKKEESSSDESDEEMKKNTKRKRSSSENSSSDEEEVAEKASKKAKKEFSNDVEGVAEKKKKRKVNEGDNEGSGGKKLKHDETGSEKQISIFVGNLSFDTNEETLQGFFEDNALSPTSTRIAYANGSSRGFGYVDFGSPEEGQKALELSGSEIDGRAVRIDKAESRASPRGGGRGGRGGGLRGRGKSTPSNTLICIGLSYDTDNDSLSRAFPDCVSARVITDRETGNPRGFGYVEFDSVDIAQDAMTSMEGKQVDGRSLRLDFAAPRGSTPGSGSGGFRGGGRGGGRGGRGGRGGGRGGGRGFGRGGTPVNAARKGNIQEYKGTKISFDE; from the exons GTTAAGAAAACCTCTGTGCAAGAAAAGAAAGTGAGTAAAGAGAAGAAGGGTGtggttaatggaacaaaagaAGTTCATGACCAATATGTCAAGAAAAGTAAAGaccaaaaaaaggttaaaaagctGCCACCAATGACAAAATCTTCAGATTCTGAG GATTCAAGTTCAGATGAAGATGAGCAAACAAg AGATCAAGCTGTCAAGAAAGTGACCAAAAAGGCTAAGGTAACAACTACTCCTGCTCCTAAACCTGCAAAGTCATCATCATCTGACTCAGACTCTGATGATGAGAGTGAACATGGAAAAAAAGTACCACAGAGTTCTAAACCAGGCAAAACAGATGTTATGAAACTAAAAGGgattaaacaaaaacaagagcAATCATCAAGTGATGATTCTTCTTCAAGTGATGAAGAAAAAGCCAAGGAAAAAGTAGCTATTCCAAAGAAAACTGAGGCAAAGAAGGCAGCAAATCCAAGTTCATCTTCATCTGATTCAAGTTCAGAGTCGTCTGAAGAtgcaaacaaaaagacaaatggCAAAGCCTCTCAGCCCATCACTAAGGTGTcagaagaaaagaaggaaaaaaagtctGGTAAACATTCCTCTGATTCAAGTTCAAAATCTTCCAGTAAAATTGTAAAGCAGAAAACTAAGCCCTCAAAGGCTGACacagagaagaaaaagacaaaggATATAAAACTCACAGCAGCCTCGTCAGATTCAAGTTCAGATTCTTCTGATGAAGAAGAAGCAGATCCAAAAACCAAACCCCAGTCTAAAAACACATTGGGAAAGAGGAAtggaaaattatccaagaaagaATCATCTGACTCAAGTTCAGATTCTTCTGATGATGAGGATAAAAAACCAAGCACCAAACGCTCACAGCCTGTCACAAAGACAGTAGAGGCAAAGAAAGATGGAAAAACTGGTAAAAGGTCCTCTGATTCAAGCTCAGATTCATCTGATGATGAAGATAACAAAACAGATGCAAAACACTTGCAGCTTCCCACAAAGAGGgcagaaacaaaaaatggtggaaaattatccaagaaagaATCTTCTGACTCAAGCTCAGATTCTTCTGATGACGAGGATAAAAAACCAAGCACCAAACGCTCACAGGTCATCACAAAGAAAGCAGAGACAAAAAAGGATGGAAAAATATCCAAGAAAGAATCTTCTGACTCAAGCTCAGATTCTTCTGATAATGAGGATAAAAAACCAAGCTCCAAACCCTCACAGGTCATCACAAAGAAAGCAGAGACAAAAAAGGATGGAAAAATATCCAAGAAAGAATCTTCTGACTCAAGCTCAGATTCTTCTGATGACGAGGATAAAAAACCAAGCTCCAAACCCTCACAGGTCATCACAAAGGAAGCAGCAGTAAAAAAGGATGGAAAACCCAAGAAAGATTCCTCTGAGTCAAGCTCAGATTCATCAGATGAGGAGGATAATAAAGTAACCAAGCAAAAAGCAACTCAGTCTGATTCTGAATCATCAGATTCCAGCTCTGATGGGGATCAGCTAGCATCAGCTACAACAAAGATCAGTGGAGCATCAAAGAAAGAGGAATCAAGTTCAGATGAGTCCgatgaagaaatgaagaaaaacacaaaaagaaaaagaagttcaTCAGAAAATTCTAGCTCAGATGAGGAGGAAGTAGCAGAGAAAGCATCCAAGAAGGCTAAAAAG GAATTTTCCAATGATGTTGAGGGAgttgctgaaaagaaaaagaagagaaaagtaaATGAAGGCGACAACGAGGGTTCTGGAGGCAAGAAACTGAAGCATGATGAGACGGGGTCTGAAAAACAAA TTTCCATATTTGTTGGAAATCTGTCTTTTGACACAAATGAAGAAACACTGCAAGGATTTTTTGAAGATAATGCTTTGTCCCCCACCTCTACTAGAATTGCTTATGCTAATGGATCATCAAGAGG GTTTGGGTATGTAGATTTTGGCAGCCCTGAGGAAGGACAGAAAGCACTAGAGCTTAGTGGATCAGAGATTGATGGTAGAGCAGTGAGAATAGATAAGGCAGAATCAAGAGCTTCACCAAGGGGAGGTGGGCGTGGGGGCCGGGGCGGTGGTTTACGTGGACGCGGAAAAAGTACCCCATCAAACACACTGATCTGCATTGGCCTGTCATATGACACAGATAATGATTCATTGAGCAGGGCTTTTCCAGACTGTGTTAGTGCACGAGTTATAACGGACAGGGAGACTGGCAACCCAAGGGG ttttggATATGTCGAGTTTGACAGTGTTGATATTGCCCAGGATGCGATGACCTCTATGGAAGGGAAACAAGTTGATGGTCGTTCCCTGCGACTTGACTTCGCAGCGCCAAGAGGGTCTACTCCAGGAAGTGGAAGTGGAGGTTTTAGAGGTGGTGGTAGAGGTGGCGGTAGAGGCGGTAGAGGTGGAAGAGGCGGTGGCAGAGGTGGAGGAAGAG GCTTTGGCAGAGGAGGAACCCCTGTAAACGCTGCCAGGAAAGGCAACATACAAGAGTACAAAGGAACTAAAATTTCGTTTGATGAATAA